A single window of Archangium gephyra DNA harbors:
- a CDS encoding serine/threonine protein kinase, with protein sequence MSEASTQSGGHEQRPVEGEILQEESSAWRPRPGLEVAGYTLEARLGTGGQGTVFRASREGRQYAVKFLFLPRSARWAWRERDVMVKLSSAGGLPLVDQGEWPAHAPLYLFLVMPLVRGLPLDVWTRVHNPCALQVAQLFGQGARQLSVVHAAGVVHRDVKGANLLVYGEDRVVLVDFGVATYEGAPPVTGAFPPGTWPYLSPRVWRSWRGEEDSRASPGDDVWALGVELYFVLTGRLPFQGREGELVQAILHQEPPVPHVYNPRVPRALGEVCWRMLRKAPEERYADALAVDVAIGEALKQVDETWRVPLCEAWGPHHATTVLERDMWQGADLLALYERRAAYAQVPVRGRPRALDEVSTLLSQAPPPEAPSTDAASAGPSAPLPEAATREVNARADAPPAPRAHETTRPAARTRRVLLAASAVLVLGLGLWLAVRPSPNASVRTTPPLGTPRANLPPEFFPIAQKWEGKEMAPPWKQPEGDGGAAPHGAATPAPVARATLPQETHVKTPAKAKAPTPSKQTGSTATKVGAAVLGCALASGCPNPATTAQVLPTPPLPPPAECPTGAQQAMAELGLLYPGSSGDAFIRDAGQFITVRPGPLTLRLTGADYWGRLPRGTLFSGEVVFGERVQFRFTQAHTPEGKSYPVCLEVRSGEYWGLEKWEGSSQDTAVTLNGGDLYPVEGFGEAWRYEER encoded by the coding sequence ATGAGCGAGGCCAGCACGCAAAGCGGTGGGCACGAGCAGCGGCCCGTGGAGGGAGAGATCCTTCAGGAGGAGTCCTCGGCGTGGCGGCCCCGGCCGGGCCTGGAAGTGGCCGGCTACACGCTGGAGGCGCGGCTGGGCACCGGTGGCCAGGGCACCGTGTTCCGCGCCTCGCGCGAGGGCCGCCAGTACGCGGTGAAGTTCCTCTTCCTGCCGCGCTCGGCGCGCTGGGCCTGGCGCGAGCGCGACGTCATGGTGAAGCTCAGCAGCGCGGGCGGCCTGCCCCTGGTGGACCAGGGCGAGTGGCCCGCGCACGCGCCCCTCTACCTCTTCCTCGTCATGCCCCTGGTGCGCGGGCTGCCGCTGGACGTGTGGACGCGCGTCCACAACCCCTGTGCCCTCCAGGTGGCGCAGCTCTTCGGCCAGGGCGCGCGCCAGCTGTCGGTGGTGCACGCGGCCGGCGTGGTGCACCGGGACGTCAAGGGCGCCAACCTGCTGGTGTACGGCGAGGACCGGGTGGTGCTGGTGGACTTTGGCGTGGCCACCTACGAGGGCGCTCCTCCGGTGACGGGAGCCTTTCCCCCAGGCACCTGGCCCTACCTCAGCCCCCGGGTGTGGCGTTCCTGGCGTGGCGAGGAGGACTCACGCGCCAGCCCGGGTGACGACGTGTGGGCGCTGGGCGTGGAGCTCTACTTCGTGCTGACAGGCAGGCTGCCCTTCCAGGGCCGCGAGGGCGAGCTGGTACAGGCCATCCTGCACCAGGAGCCACCGGTGCCGCACGTGTACAACCCCCGGGTGCCGCGGGCGCTGGGCGAGGTGTGCTGGCGCATGCTGCGCAAGGCGCCGGAGGAGCGGTACGCGGACGCGCTCGCGGTGGACGTGGCCATTGGCGAGGCGCTGAAGCAGGTGGATGAAACGTGGCGAGTGCCGCTGTGCGAGGCGTGGGGGCCGCACCACGCCACCACCGTGCTCGAGCGCGACATGTGGCAGGGGGCGGACCTGCTGGCGCTCTACGAGCGGCGGGCTGCCTATGCCCAGGTGCCGGTGCGCGGCAGGCCGCGTGCGCTCGACGAGGTGTCCACCCTGCTCTCGCAAGCGCCACCGCCAGAGGCTCCTTCCACGGATGCGGCGTCCGCGGGGCCGTCCGCGCCGCTCCCCGAGGCGGCGACCCGAGAGGTCAATGCCCGGGCAGATGCACCACCGGCGCCGCGGGCCCACGAAACCACGCGGCCCGCCGCACGCACGCGCCGGGTGCTCCTGGCCGCCAGCGCGGTGCTCGTGTTGGGCCTGGGCCTGTGGCTCGCCGTGCGTCCCTCGCCGAACGCCTCCGTGCGCACCACCCCACCGCTGGGGACACCTCGCGCCAACCTACCACCGGAGTTCTTTCCTATCGCCCAGAAGTGGGAAGGCAAGGAAATGGCGCCCCCGTGGAAGCAGCCAGAAGGTGACGGCGGTGCGGCGCCCCACGGGGCGGCAACCCCCGCGCCCGTCGCCCGTGCGACGCTGCCCCAAGAGACGCACGTGAAGACTCCAGCCAAAGCCAAAGCCCCCACTCCCTCGAAGCAGACGGGCTCCACGGCCACGAAGGTGGGCGCGGCCGTGCTCGGCTGCGCCCTGGCCAGCGGGTGTCCCAACCCCGCCACCACGGCCCAGGTGCTGCCCACGCCCCCGCTGCCGCCTCCCGCCGAGTGCCCCACCGGTGCGCAGCAGGCCATGGCGGAACTGGGCCTGCTCTACCCGGGCTCCAGTGGGGATGCGTTCATTCGAGACGCCGGCCAGTTCATCACCGTGCGGCCGGGCCCGTTGACTCTGCGGCTGACGGGTGCCGACTATTGGGGCAGGTTGCCACGGGGCACCCTGTTCTCCGGGGAGGTGGTCTTCGGCGAGCGCGTGCAGTTCCGCTTCACCCAGGCCCACACGCCCGAGGGCAAGTCCTATCCGGTGTGCCTGGAGGTGAGGTCCGGAGAGTACTGGGGCCTGGAGAAGTGGGAGGGCAGTAGCCAGGACAC
- a CDS encoding L-threonylcarbamoyladenylate synthase, which yields METLRRGGVIALPTETVYGLAANCEDELAVRRVFAIKGRPATHPLIVHVARASELPSWARHVPEEAWRLAEAFWPGPLTLVLPRTARATDAVTGGQDTVALRVPNHPVALAVLDALGGGVAAPSANRFGRVSPTTAEHVRADLGDEVDLILDGGPCTVGVESTIVDLSGKEPAVLRPGGLAVEELERVLGRKVPVRTSATVRVSGSLASHYAPRAGVVLSEPADVVSRVTSLRARGHNVGVLGPPSLTLPPGVPRYDVPEDPAGAARALYTRLREADEQGHDVLVACLPRAEGLGIAVRDRLSRAAAPRPAGG from the coding sequence GTGGAAACCCTCCGGCGCGGCGGCGTCATCGCCCTTCCCACGGAGACGGTCTACGGACTGGCGGCCAATTGCGAGGACGAGCTGGCCGTCCGCCGCGTCTTCGCCATCAAGGGGCGCCCCGCCACCCACCCCCTCATCGTCCATGTGGCCCGAGCCTCGGAGCTGCCCTCGTGGGCCCGCCATGTCCCCGAGGAGGCCTGGCGTCTCGCGGAGGCCTTCTGGCCGGGGCCCCTGACGCTCGTGCTGCCGCGCACCGCGCGCGCCACGGACGCGGTGACGGGAGGCCAGGACACGGTGGCCCTGCGCGTGCCCAACCACCCCGTGGCCCTGGCGGTGCTGGACGCCCTGGGCGGAGGGGTGGCCGCGCCGAGCGCCAACCGCTTCGGCCGGGTGAGCCCCACCACGGCGGAGCACGTGCGGGCGGACCTGGGGGACGAGGTGGACCTCATCCTCGACGGGGGCCCGTGCACGGTGGGCGTGGAGTCCACCATCGTCGACTTGAGCGGCAAGGAGCCGGCGGTGCTGCGCCCCGGAGGCCTCGCGGTGGAGGAGCTCGAGCGCGTCCTGGGGCGCAAGGTGCCGGTGAGGACGTCGGCCACGGTGCGCGTCTCGGGCAGCCTCGCCTCGCATTACGCGCCCCGGGCGGGCGTGGTGCTCTCCGAGCCCGCGGACGTGGTGTCCCGCGTGACGTCGCTGCGCGCCCGGGGACACAACGTGGGCGTGCTGGGCCCTCCGAGCCTCACGCTGCCGCCGGGTGTGCCCCGCTACGACGTGCCGGAAGACCCGGCCGGAGCGGCGCGCGCCCTCTACACGCGGCTGCGCGAGGCGGATGAGCAGGGCCATGACGTGCTGGTGGCGTGCCTGCCGCGCGCCGAGGGACTGGGCATCGCCGTGAGGGACCGCCTGTCCCGCGCCGCCGCCCCCCGCCCCGCCGGGGGCTGA
- a CDS encoding TIGR01777 family oxidoreductase, which yields MGKSQVFEARSQMPVGAGEVFAWHAREGAFQRLTPPWEPVEVVERQGDGIREGTRVVLRMKTGPVSLRWVARHTRYIPGSLFQDEQVSGPFAKWVHTHRMWDEPAGSGVLEDEVEYALPVGALGRLVGGGYARGRLERMFAYRHTVTREDLRRHAAFAGQPPLTVAVSGASGLVGSALGPFLTTGGHRVRRLVRGRPEAGDIAWAPGQGEMDMVALEGVDAVVHLAGAPIAEGRWTEERKALIRRSRVEGTRVLCESLARLARPPKVLVCASAMGFYGSRGDEVLTESSPPGEGFLADVTREWEAASAPAEQAGIRVVHLRLGVVLSARGGALAKMLPAFQAGAGGRIGDGQQWMSWVSLEDLLGLIHFALFTPGLRGPVNAVAPQAVRQEAFARTLGHVLSRPAVMPLPAAAVRAAFGEMGEETLLLSSHVRPEVAERQGFSFLHPSLEQTLRFTLGRTSEGPRFRHG from the coding sequence ATGGGCAAGTCACAGGTGTTCGAGGCGCGCAGTCAGATGCCCGTGGGCGCTGGCGAGGTGTTCGCCTGGCATGCCCGCGAGGGAGCATTCCAGCGCCTGACGCCCCCCTGGGAGCCGGTCGAGGTGGTGGAGCGCCAGGGGGACGGCATCCGCGAGGGCACGCGGGTGGTGCTGCGCATGAAGACGGGGCCGGTGTCCCTGCGGTGGGTGGCGAGGCACACGCGCTACATCCCCGGCTCGCTCTTCCAGGACGAGCAGGTGTCGGGGCCCTTCGCGAAGTGGGTGCACACCCACCGCATGTGGGACGAGCCCGCGGGCAGCGGCGTGCTGGAGGACGAGGTGGAGTACGCGCTGCCGGTGGGGGCGCTCGGGAGGCTGGTGGGCGGTGGCTACGCGCGAGGGCGGCTGGAGCGGATGTTCGCCTACCGTCACACGGTGACGCGGGAGGACCTGCGGCGCCATGCGGCCTTCGCCGGACAGCCGCCGCTGACGGTGGCGGTGAGCGGCGCGTCGGGACTGGTGGGCAGCGCGCTGGGGCCCTTCCTCACGACGGGCGGCCACCGGGTACGGCGGCTGGTGCGGGGCCGGCCCGAGGCCGGGGACATCGCCTGGGCACCGGGCCAGGGCGAGATGGACATGGTGGCGCTGGAGGGCGTGGACGCGGTGGTGCACCTGGCCGGCGCGCCCATCGCCGAGGGGCGCTGGACGGAGGAGCGCAAGGCCCTCATCCGCCGCAGCCGCGTGGAGGGCACCCGGGTGCTGTGCGAGTCGCTCGCGCGGCTGGCGCGCCCGCCGAAGGTGCTGGTGTGCGCCTCGGCCATGGGCTTCTACGGCAGCCGGGGCGACGAGGTGCTCACCGAGTCCAGCCCGCCCGGCGAGGGGTTCCTCGCGGACGTGACGCGCGAGTGGGAGGCGGCCAGCGCTCCGGCGGAACAGGCCGGCATCCGCGTGGTGCACCTGCGCCTGGGCGTGGTGCTGAGCGCCCGTGGGGGCGCGCTGGCGAAGATGCTGCCCGCCTTTCAGGCCGGAGCCGGCGGCCGCATCGGTGATGGGCAACAGTGGATGAGCTGGGTGTCGCTGGAGGACCTGCTGGGCCTCATCCACTTCGCCCTGTTCACCCCCGGCCTGCGCGGGCCCGTCAACGCGGTGGCCCCCCAGGCCGTGCGCCAGGAGGCGTTCGCCCGGACACTCGGGCACGTGCTTTCCCGGCCGGCCGTGATGCCGCTGCCCGCCGCCGCGGTGCGGGCCGCTTTCGGCGAGATGGGCGAGGAGACGCTCCTGCTCAGCTCCCACGTCCGCCCGGAGGTGGCCGAGCGCCAGGGCTTCAGCTTCCTCCACCCCTCGCTGGAGCAGACCCTGCGCTTCACGCTCGGCAGGACGAGCGAGGGGCCGCGCTTCCGCCACGGCTGA
- a CDS encoding ABC transporter permease, giving the protein MMRTLLIARRELAAYLRTFQGYLIIAMVLAVDGLLFNAFALGGVSKRSSEVLSLFFLFSSGTTMVASVFISMRLLAEERQAGTLLLLYSSPVKDHEIVLGKFLSALAFLALMTLATVFMPLLVMVHGKLSLGHIAAGYLGLLLLGSASLAIGTFGSALARNQVLAAVLSGCMLVALLTCWLLARITEQPLSDVFSALALWNQHFQPFQAGVVHVRDIVYYLSVTYVALFAATRVLEARRWR; this is encoded by the coding sequence ATGATGCGGACGCTGCTCATCGCGCGCCGGGAGCTCGCGGCCTACCTGCGCACCTTCCAGGGCTACCTCATCATCGCGATGGTGCTGGCGGTGGATGGCCTGCTCTTCAACGCCTTCGCGCTGGGCGGGGTGAGCAAGCGCTCCTCGGAGGTGCTCTCGCTCTTCTTCCTGTTCTCCAGCGGCACCACGATGGTGGCCTCGGTCTTCATCTCCATGCGGCTGCTGGCCGAGGAGCGGCAGGCGGGCACCCTGCTGTTGCTGTACTCCTCGCCGGTGAAGGACCACGAGATTGTATTGGGCAAGTTCCTCTCGGCCCTGGCCTTCCTGGCGCTGATGACGCTGGCCACGGTGTTCATGCCGCTGCTGGTGATGGTGCACGGCAAGCTGTCGCTGGGCCATATCGCCGCCGGGTATCTGGGCCTGCTGCTGCTGGGCAGTGCGTCCCTGGCCATCGGCACGTTCGGCTCGGCGCTGGCGCGCAACCAGGTGCTGGCCGCCGTGCTCTCCGGGTGCATGCTGGTGGCGCTGCTGACGTGCTGGCTGCTGGCGCGCATCACCGAGCAGCCGCTCTCGGACGTCTTCAGCGCGCTGGCGCTGTGGAACCAGCACTTCCAGCCCTTCCAGGCCGGCGTGGTGCACGTGCGCGACATCGTCTACTACCTGTCCGTCACCTACGTGGCCCTCTTCGCCGCCACGCGTGTCCTCGAGGCGCGGAGGTGGCGATGA
- a CDS encoding Gldg family protein, with the protein MTLRSNPWVSVLYAGGLLAVFLGERVAVAGTERLVLSGLGLTLVGLAVAWRGGRVARASGDWRVLERWLLGLFLVGGLGLALYFLRPGGKGSLAGVLGALFPALLATTLLPLVLVELAAAAMARAPVLQLGRVRAALYSGLGLAFALVFAFSATYVATQADVSWDLAYFRTARPGAATRLLTRRLPEPVRVTLFFPPANDVRQALEQYFRELARESGYLEVEVLDQAVARARAKELGVGENGSVVFSRGARHERLKVPLELERARTQLQRLDEDVYRRLRVVSRPRRVLYLTAGQGERGLQPQAATALEKARPGLSQLEEWLRVLNVEVRTLGMAEGLGTEVPRDAAVVAVVGPERDFSPEAFAALRRYVERGGRLWLALEPDGPGLEPLLEPLGLKLLRVPLANELRHLRMSHQLSDRGNLVTASFSSHASVGTLASLGSDAAIVFAGAAALEPVPPLPKGVTQDVSVRAPSETFQDSHPDFTPDPGEPRGAWPLVVAVQKAGVSGASPARVVVMGDSDVMTDTGPRSYGNPYLLMDTVLWLLGEEELAGVLSNEEDVPLQHTRRQDVVWFYSAVFLAPALVLGAGFLVTRRRRRWRER; encoded by the coding sequence ATGACGCTCCGGTCCAACCCCTGGGTGTCCGTCCTGTACGCAGGGGGCCTGCTGGCCGTGTTCCTCGGCGAGCGCGTGGCGGTCGCGGGCACGGAGCGGCTCGTGCTGAGCGGGCTGGGACTCACGCTGGTGGGGCTCGCGGTGGCGTGGCGCGGGGGGAGGGTGGCGAGGGCCTCGGGCGACTGGCGGGTGCTGGAGCGCTGGCTGCTGGGCCTCTTCCTGGTGGGCGGGCTCGGCCTGGCGCTCTACTTCCTCCGGCCGGGCGGGAAGGGTTCCCTGGCGGGGGTGCTGGGGGCGCTCTTCCCCGCGCTGCTGGCCACCACGCTGCTGCCCCTGGTGCTGGTGGAACTGGCGGCGGCGGCCATGGCGCGAGCGCCGGTGCTGCAACTGGGGCGGGTGCGTGCCGCGCTCTACTCGGGGCTGGGGCTGGCCTTCGCGCTCGTCTTCGCCTTCTCGGCCACGTACGTGGCCACGCAAGCGGACGTCTCGTGGGACCTGGCGTACTTCCGCACCGCCCGGCCGGGTGCCGCCACGCGCCTGCTGACGCGCCGCCTCCCCGAGCCGGTGCGGGTGACGCTCTTCTTCCCACCGGCCAATGATGTGCGGCAGGCCCTGGAGCAGTACTTCCGGGAGCTGGCGCGCGAATCCGGGTACCTCGAGGTGGAGGTGCTGGACCAGGCGGTGGCGCGGGCCCGGGCGAAGGAGCTGGGCGTGGGGGAGAACGGCTCGGTGGTGTTCAGCCGGGGTGCTCGTCACGAGCGGCTGAAGGTGCCACTGGAGCTGGAGCGGGCCCGGACGCAGCTGCAGCGCCTGGACGAGGACGTGTACCGGCGGCTGCGCGTGGTGTCGCGCCCCCGGCGGGTGCTGTACCTCACGGCGGGGCAGGGCGAGCGGGGCCTACAACCGCAGGCGGCCACGGCCCTGGAGAAGGCGCGGCCCGGCCTGTCGCAGCTCGAGGAGTGGCTGCGCGTGCTGAACGTGGAGGTGCGGACGCTGGGCATGGCCGAGGGGCTGGGGACGGAGGTGCCTCGCGACGCGGCGGTGGTGGCGGTGGTGGGGCCCGAGCGGGACTTCTCCCCGGAGGCGTTCGCCGCGCTGCGCCGGTACGTGGAGCGCGGCGGCCGGTTGTGGCTCGCGCTGGAGCCGGACGGGCCCGGCCTCGAGCCATTGCTGGAGCCGCTGGGGTTGAAGCTGCTGCGCGTGCCGCTCGCCAACGAGCTGCGCCACCTGCGCATGAGCCACCAGCTCAGCGACCGGGGCAACCTGGTGACGGCGAGCTTCTCCTCGCACGCCTCCGTCGGGACCCTGGCCTCGTTGGGCAGTGACGCGGCCATCGTCTTCGCGGGCGCGGCGGCGCTGGAGCCGGTGCCGCCCCTGCCCAAGGGGGTGACGCAGGATGTCTCGGTGCGAGCGCCCTCGGAGACGTTCCAGGACTCCCACCCCGACTTCACCCCGGACCCGGGAGAGCCACGAGGCGCCTGGCCCCTGGTGGTGGCGGTGCAGAAGGCCGGCGTCTCGGGCGCCTCGCCCGCGCGCGTGGTGGTCATGGGGGACTCGGACGTGATGACCGATACGGGCCCCCGCTCCTATGGCAACCCCTACCTGCTGATGGACACGGTGCTCTGGCTCCTCGGCGAGGAGGAGCTGGCGGGCGTGTTGTCCAACGAGGAGGACGTGCCCCTGCAGCACACGCGGCGGCAGGACGTCGTCTGGTTCTACTCCGCCGTCTTCCTGGCGCCCGCGCTGGTGCTGGGCGCGGGCTTCCTCGTGACGCGGCGCCGGAGACGGTGGAGGGAGCGATGA
- a CDS encoding MerR family transcriptional regulator: MQPEPLKVGELARRTGLSIRTLHHYDELGLLSPSLRTASGYRLYTPEDVARLQRILSLRQLGFALEEIKRCIDEPDYSPVRVLDLHLAKAREQLAVQQELCRRLEALATQLRSAETPSVDQLVQTIEVMTMFEKYYTPEQLKELEARRQALGEDAIRQVQEEWPRLIAQVRTELEKGTDPASESVQKLARRWQELIQAFTGGNPGIEKSLNTMYQQEPGAGARFGMDPRLMEYVGRAMAALKKPE; encoded by the coding sequence ATGCAGCCCGAACCCCTGAAGGTAGGCGAGCTCGCCCGGCGGACCGGGCTGTCCATCCGTACCCTGCACCACTACGACGAGCTGGGCCTGCTCTCGCCGTCGCTGCGCACGGCGTCCGGCTACCGGCTCTACACCCCGGAGGACGTGGCCCGGTTGCAGCGCATCCTGTCCCTCCGCCAGCTCGGCTTCGCGCTGGAGGAGATCAAGCGCTGCATCGACGAGCCCGACTACTCGCCCGTCCGGGTGCTCGACCTGCACCTCGCGAAGGCTCGCGAGCAGCTCGCCGTCCAACAGGAGCTGTGCCGGCGCCTCGAGGCGCTCGCCACGCAGCTCCGCTCGGCGGAGACACCCTCCGTCGATCAACTCGTTCAAACCATCGAGGTGATGACCATGTTCGAGAAGTACTACACCCCGGAGCAGCTGAAGGAGCTCGAGGCGCGCCGCCAGGCCCTGGGCGAGGACGCCATCCGCCAGGTCCAGGAGGAGTGGCCCCGGCTGATCGCCCAGGTGCGAACGGAGCTGGAGAAGGGCACCGATCCGGCCAGCGAGTCCGTCCAGAAGCTCGCCCGGCGCTGGCAGGAGCTCATCCAGGCCTTCACCGGAGGCAACCCGGGCATCGAGAAGTCGCTGAACACGATGTACCAGCAGGAGCCCGGCGCGGGCGCCCGGTTCGGGATGGACCCGCGGCTCATGGAGTACGTGGGCCGCGCCATGGCCGCGCTGAAGAAGCCCGAGTAG
- a CDS encoding response regulator translates to MNSPALNDTAPLVLIVDDYQDAREMYAEYLEYSGYRVAEARNGLEAVEKAFAMHPDVILMDLSLPVMDGWEATRRLKADIRTRAIPVVALTGHALDGHSREAQDAGCDAYVTKPCLPDALVREVQRVLATVAPAA, encoded by the coding sequence ATGAACAGCCCTGCTCTCAACGACACCGCGCCCCTCGTCCTCATCGTCGATGACTACCAGGATGCCCGCGAGATGTACGCGGAGTACCTCGAGTACTCCGGCTACCGCGTGGCCGAGGCACGCAATGGGCTGGAGGCCGTGGAGAAGGCCTTCGCGATGCACCCGGACGTCATCCTCATGGACCTGTCCCTGCCCGTGATGGATGGCTGGGAGGCCACGCGCCGCCTCAAGGCCGACATCCGCACGCGCGCCATTCCCGTGGTGGCCCTCACCGGCCATGCCCTGGATGGGCACTCGCGCGAGGCCCAGGACGCGGGCTGCGATGCCTACGTCACCAAGCCGTGTCTGCCGGACGCGCTGGTGCGTGAGGTGCAGCGCGTGCTGGCCACCGTGGCTCCCGCCGCGTAG
- a CDS encoding sensor histidine kinase, with product MPSTAALPSPSAPGPEARLAFAELLLGCEDARICAEAAVAWLVHHAQVRQVLCLAPDESDSHCLVPIAWHGLPAPEGFSLALHDSKHPLVEALQWSEPRWFHPGQLPAELPLSSQGLFTLSLGRSIAGTSAPGLLLVAAPEPVLSADAPWLAGHLGVHLTRLYKGRQLARLEEASSELAARVNAATEELATQNELLRRQAIQLEQASAAKSQFLANMSHELRTPLNAILGYTNMLLQGVNGELAVPQRRSLTRIDSNGRHLLEIINEILDITRIEAGRMPLHLSEFRLPELIQEVMAELDPIIARSKLAVSAALDPNLPPVYSDRQKVKQIVVNLLSNALKFTHEGSVKVLASYEVATATLHIAVEDTGIGIDPIHQEKIWEDFQQVDSSPTRAYGGTGLGLSICRRLAAMLDGRISLKSAVAQGSTFTLHLPRRTRRT from the coding sequence TTGCCATCTACCGCCGCCCTGCCGTCGCCGTCCGCGCCCGGCCCCGAGGCGCGACTCGCTTTCGCCGAGCTGCTGCTCGGTTGCGAGGATGCCAGGATCTGCGCCGAGGCCGCGGTGGCGTGGCTCGTCCACCACGCGCAGGTGCGCCAGGTGCTGTGCCTCGCGCCCGACGAGTCGGACTCGCACTGTCTGGTGCCCATCGCCTGGCACGGCCTGCCCGCGCCCGAGGGCTTCTCGCTCGCCCTGCATGACTCGAAGCACCCGCTGGTGGAAGCACTCCAGTGGAGCGAGCCCCGCTGGTTCCATCCCGGCCAGCTGCCCGCGGAGCTGCCGCTGTCGAGCCAGGGCCTCTTCACCCTGTCCCTCGGCCGTTCCATCGCGGGCACGTCCGCCCCCGGACTGCTGCTGGTGGCCGCGCCCGAGCCCGTGCTCTCTGCCGACGCGCCGTGGCTCGCCGGGCACCTGGGCGTCCACCTCACCCGCCTGTACAAGGGCCGCCAGCTCGCGCGGCTCGAGGAGGCCTCCTCCGAGCTCGCCGCCCGGGTGAACGCCGCCACCGAGGAGCTGGCCACCCAGAACGAGCTGCTGCGCCGTCAGGCCATCCAGCTCGAGCAGGCCAGTGCCGCCAAGTCGCAATTCCTCGCCAACATGTCCCATGAGCTGCGCACGCCGCTCAACGCCATCCTCGGCTACACCAACATGCTGCTGCAGGGCGTCAATGGCGAGCTCGCCGTGCCCCAGCGCCGCAGCCTCACCCGCATCGACTCCAACGGCCGCCACCTGTTGGAGATCATCAACGAGATCCTCGACATCACCCGCATCGAGGCAGGCCGGATGCCGCTGCATCTGTCCGAGTTCCGTCTGCCCGAGCTCATCCAGGAGGTCATGGCCGAGCTGGATCCGATCATCGCGCGCTCCAAGCTGGCGGTGAGCGCGGCGTTGGATCCCAACCTCCCCCCGGTGTACAGCGATCGTCAGAAGGTGAAGCAGATCGTCGTCAACCTCCTGTCCAACGCCCTGAAGTTCACGCACGAGGGCTCGGTCAAGGTGCTGGCCTCGTACGAGGTGGCCACCGCCACGCTGCACATCGCCGTGGAGGACACGGGCATCGGGATCGATCCCATCCACCAGGAGAAGATCTGGGAAGACTTCCAGCAGGTGGACAGCTCACCCACGAGGGCCTACGGCGGAACGGGCCTGGGGCTCTCCATCTGCCGCAGACTGGCGGCCATGCTCGATGGGCGCATCTCGCTCAAGAGCGCCGTGGCACAGGGCTCGACGTTCACGCTGCACCTTCCCCGACGCACGAGGCGGACATGA
- a CDS encoding FAD-dependent oxidoreductase has product MVEERTHKSLWTVSAPARRYPFLQGDLEVDVVVIGGGIAGLTTAYLLKQEGKKVAVVEMHRLLTGQTGQTTAHLTELLDTPYATLASDFGEKGARMAAASTRAAIEQIAGLVDRLRISCGFQRLPGYRYAETEREARELEREATAARQAGLMCALTEEAPLPYPVKLALRVEDQAQFHPREYLLALAEGIQGDGSYVFEETQVTELYEGVPCRVHTPRGVLTCRDVVEATTTPLNRVFLHTKLYAYRTYSVAGRLEGPLEAGLYYDSQDPYHYIRTQRVEGVDYLIVGGEDHKVGSEEDTDRHYEALEEYTRRRFPVTRIEYRWSGQVIEPADGLAYIGRNSNSRHVWVATGFSGTGMTFGTLSGMILTDLIMGRQNPYAALYDATRVKPKAGAKDFIQENAEVAFRFVADRLAKPEAHDLSEVPPGEGRIMEVDGKKVAVFREESGAVHAVSPVCTHVGCYVHWNKGERSWDCPCHGSRFSPTGEVLNGPAVKPLPSKKIR; this is encoded by the coding sequence ATGGTGGAAGAGCGCACGCACAAGTCGTTGTGGACGGTGTCGGCGCCGGCGCGGCGCTACCCGTTCTTGCAGGGGGACCTCGAGGTGGACGTGGTGGTGATTGGCGGAGGCATCGCCGGTCTCACCACGGCCTACCTGCTCAAGCAGGAGGGCAAGAAGGTGGCGGTGGTGGAGATGCACCGGCTGTTGACGGGGCAGACGGGGCAGACGACCGCCCACCTCACCGAGCTGCTGGACACGCCCTACGCCACCCTGGCCTCGGACTTCGGGGAGAAGGGCGCGCGCATGGCGGCCGCGTCCACCCGGGCGGCCATCGAGCAGATCGCCGGGCTGGTGGATCGGCTGCGGATCTCCTGTGGCTTCCAGCGGCTGCCCGGCTACCGCTACGCGGAGACGGAGCGGGAGGCCCGCGAGCTGGAGCGCGAGGCCACCGCGGCGCGGCAGGCGGGGTTGATGTGCGCGCTGACGGAGGAGGCGCCGCTGCCGTATCCGGTGAAGCTGGCGCTGCGCGTGGAGGATCAGGCGCAGTTCCACCCGCGCGAGTACCTGCTGGCGCTCGCCGAGGGGATTCAGGGGGACGGCAGCTACGTCTTCGAGGAGACGCAGGTGACGGAGCTGTACGAGGGCGTGCCGTGCCGGGTGCACACCCCGCGAGGCGTCCTCACCTGCCGGGACGTGGTGGAGGCGACGACGACGCCGCTCAACCGTGTCTTCCTGCACACGAAGCTGTACGCGTACCGGACGTACTCGGTGGCGGGACGGCTGGAGGGCCCGCTGGAGGCGGGGCTCTATTACGACAGCCAGGATCCGTACCACTACATCCGCACGCAGCGGGTGGAGGGCGTGGACTACCTCATCGTCGGGGGCGAGGACCACAAGGTGGGCTCGGAGGAGGACACGGACCGCCACTACGAGGCGCTGGAGGAGTACACGCGGCGGCGCTTCCCGGTGACGCGCATCGAGTACCGCTGGTCGGGCCAGGTCATCGAGCCGGCGGACGGGCTGGCGTACATCGGGCGCAACAGCAACTCGCGGCACGTCTGGGTGGCCACGGGCTTCTCGGGCACGGGCATGACGTTCGGGACGCTGTCGGGGATGATTCTGACGGACCTGATCATGGGGAGGCAGAACCCGTACGCGGCGCTGTACGACGCGACGCGGGTGAAGCCGAAGGCGGGGGCGAAGGACTTCATCCAGGAGAACGCGGAGGTGGCCTTCCGCTTCGTGGCGGACCGGCTGGCGAAGCCGGAAGCACACGACCTGTCCGAGGTGCCGCCTGGAGAGGGCCGCATCATGGAAGTGGATGGGAAGAAGGTGGCCGTGTTCCGCGAGGAGAGTGGAGCGGTGCACGCGGTGAGCCCGGTGTGCACGCACGTGGGGTGCTACGTGCATTGGAACAAGGGCGAGCGCTCGTGGGATTGCCCCTGCCATGGGTCCCGCTTCAGCCCGACGGGCGAGGTGCTCAACGGGCCGGCGGTGAAGCCGCTGCCGTCGAAGAAGATCCGCTGA